A region from the Bacteroidota bacterium genome encodes:
- a CDS encoding SBBP repeat-containing protein, whose product MEIIAQFNKINMPHPVRVKTYFFNTIFFIVSNLLAFAANNNKTGTPDSKEQIRHWMQNQSVKFLENKGQMTDMEGNPVPFVLFKAEVPGLDMYITERGITYTFLQAEEKEDEQTERENKVKMFTESDENIIFKWERVDMELKDASIKKENVCKENPSTSDYNYFYGHCPEGIYGVKQFDKIVIRKIYPGIDWVLYNSSDKGFKYDFIVHPGADPNQIQLVYSSLNQLKLNNHGEIKLKTDRGTLTENAPYSYIQETDQEVASKFQLTSTKQCDDYYQTTITFSFITSSLNHLSTLIIDPQLTWGTLIGGNSADGIMSMDCDASGNIYVAGYTTSTNFPTQSSGSAYFQGVSGSPTDAFIVNFSNSGILNWATYYGGSNSDYAISIEIDISGNIYVAGYSASFDFPAQAWGSAYFDNVLGSSGSDVFILRFSNTGARDWATLYGGNNFDNGYSIDSDVLGNIYITGSTRSIDFPVQSWGGAYFNSALGGAQDGFVLRFSATGNCDWATYYGGSGADNGYSIKTNASGNIYITGITSSTDFPIQAGTGPFLGAYLDAVFGGGGFGDAFILRFSNAGIREWATFYGGSNSDEGHSITIDVSGNMFLMGVTKSSDFPTQNAGTYFDGALGGTQDVFILKFDNAGIRQWATYYGGSNDEIRAFYETFDNIQTDNCGNLYVSFDTRSTDITTLNPGCGTYFDGIFGAGTGSPPPFDIFITKFTSNGQLLWASYIGSNGEDLRYSLTIDNDRNLFLAGEFLNYTSGTALPLFNPGGSAYFDNTPNGLDDSFILKFTPVLPTYTSTQVNISSCACDGTATVTVTNCGALPLNYIWSNGNNTINSSSAANTITNLCPGPYWVEVTDATCNRDTIYYSLTGSAGSLNLISNQNANCSGLGSATITATNGTAAYTYFWNNGQTAQTATGLTTGNYTVTVTDSKGCTASSTAAIISLPALTGQFTKGTASCTTCGCKEWIMVTAAGGTSPYTYLWPDGSARRYKNQLCPGAYTINIKDKTGCNINIDLAVP is encoded by the coding sequence ATGGAAATTATAGCGCAATTTAATAAAATAAATATGCCACATCCCGTTAGGGTAAAAACATATTTCTTTAATACAATATTTTTTATTGTAAGCAATTTGCTTGCTTTTGCCGCCAATAATAATAAAACCGGTACGCCCGATTCTAAAGAACAAATCCGGCATTGGATGCAGAATCAATCGGTTAAATTTTTGGAAAACAAAGGCCAAATGACAGACATGGAAGGGAATCCTGTGCCTTTTGTATTGTTTAAAGCAGAAGTACCTGGTCTGGATATGTATATAACCGAAAGGGGAATCACCTATACTTTTCTTCAGGCAGAAGAAAAGGAAGACGAACAAACTGAAAGGGAAAACAAAGTAAAGATGTTTACGGAGAGTGATGAAAATATCATTTTCAAATGGGAGCGGGTGGATATGGAACTGAAAGACGCAAGTATAAAAAAGGAAAATGTCTGTAAAGAAAATCCTTCTACAAGCGACTATAATTATTTCTACGGGCATTGTCCCGAAGGTATTTACGGAGTAAAGCAATTTGACAAAATTGTCATCCGGAAAATTTATCCGGGAATAGACTGGGTATTATATAATTCCAGTGATAAAGGATTTAAGTACGATTTTATTGTTCATCCCGGGGCCGATCCTAACCAGATACAACTTGTTTACTCATCACTAAACCAATTGAAATTAAACAACCATGGTGAAATAAAACTTAAAACCGATAGAGGTACACTAACTGAAAATGCCCCTTATAGTTATATCCAGGAAACCGATCAGGAAGTAGCAAGCAAGTTTCAATTAACAAGTACCAAACAGTGCGATGATTATTACCAAACTACTATTACCTTTTCCTTTATTACTTCATCATTAAATCATCTTTCTACATTAATAATTGATCCGCAATTAACCTGGGGTACACTTATTGGTGGAAACTCAGCAGATGGTATAATGAGTATGGATTGTGATGCAAGTGGAAACATATATGTTGCTGGGTACACGACTTCAACAAACTTTCCAACACAATCATCGGGTAGTGCATATTTCCAAGGAGTATCAGGATCGCCAACTGATGCTTTTATTGTCAACTTTTCGAATTCGGGAATTTTAAATTGGGCAACTTATTACGGAGGGAGTAACTCTGATTATGCAATATCTATAGAAATTGATATTTCAGGAAATATCTATGTTGCCGGATATAGCGCTTCATTCGATTTTCCTGCCCAGGCATGGGGTTCTGCTTATTTTGATAATGTTTTAGGCTCATCAGGAAGTGATGTGTTTATTCTTAGGTTTTCCAATACAGGAGCCAGGGATTGGGCCACTTTATACGGTGGAAATAATTTTGATAATGGATACTCAATAGATAGTGATGTTTTAGGGAACATATATATTACCGGGAGCACCCGATCAATTGATTTTCCTGTACAGTCATGGGGAGGCGCTTATTTTAATTCGGCATTAGGAGGAGCACAGGATGGATTTGTTCTTCGTTTTTCAGCTACCGGTAACTGCGATTGGGCTACCTATTATGGAGGAAGTGGTGCTGACAATGGCTATTCAATAAAAACCAATGCTTCAGGAAATATTTATATAACGGGAATTACAAGTTCAACCGATTTTCCTATCCAGGCCGGAACAGGACCATTCCTTGGCGCCTATTTGGATGCTGTATTTGGAGGAGGAGGATTTGGAGATGCATTTATTCTTAGGTTTTCAAATGCCGGAATTAGGGAATGGGCGACTTTCTATGGAGGAAGTAATAGTGATGAAGGTCATTCCATTACCATAGATGTATCCGGTAATATGTTTTTAATGGGAGTTACAAAATCTTCGGATTTTCCAACTCAAAATGCAGGAACTTATTTTGATGGTGCATTAGGTGGTACACAAGATGTTTTTATTTTAAAATTCGATAATGCCGGCATTCGTCAATGGGCCACCTATTATGGAGGGAGCAACGATGAAATCCGAGCCTTTTATGAAACATTCGACAATATTCAAACGGATAATTGTGGTAATTTATATGTTTCATTTGACACCAGATCTACAGACATTACTACACTAAATCCTGGTTGCGGAACTTATTTTGATGGCATTTTTGGAGCAGGAACAGGGTCTCCTCCTCCATTCGATATATTCATTACAAAATTTACAAGTAATGGGCAGCTATTATGGGCATCATACATCGGAAGCAATGGTGAAGATTTGCGTTATTCTCTTACAATTGATAATGATCGAAATTTATTTCTGGCTGGGGAATTTTTGAATTATACTTCAGGTACAGCGTTACCATTGTTTAATCCCGGAGGATCGGCGTATTTCGATAACACACCGAATGGACTTGACGATTCTTTCATTTTGAAATTTACCCCCGTTTTACCTACTTATACATCTACGCAGGTTAATATATCGTCCTGTGCCTGTGATGGCACCGCAACAGTAACCGTAACAAATTGTGGAGCTCTGCCATTAAATTACATATGGAGTAATGGTAATAATACGATCAACAGTTCAAGTGCTGCAAATACTATAACAAACCTGTGTCCTGGCCCTTATTGGGTAGAAGTAACTGATGCGACATGCAACAGAGATACCATTTATTATAGTCTCACAGGAAGTGCCGGAAGTTTAAACTTAATAAGTAATCAAAATGCCAACTGTTCTGGATTGGGTAGCGCCACTATAACAGCCACAAATGGTACTGCAGCTTATACCTATTTCTGGAATAACGGACAAACCGCGCAAACAGCCACTGGGCTTACTACGGGCAACTATACAGTAACCGTAACTGATTCAAAAGGCTGCACCGCAAGTTCTACCGCTGCAATAATTTCACTACCTGCTTTAACAGGCCAATTTACCAAAGGCACCGCCAGTTGCACCACCTGCGGCTGTAAAGAGTGGATAATGGTAACTGCCGCAGGCGGCACAAGCC
- a CDS encoding T9SS type A sorting domain-containing protein, with translation MLSKIIVLEKHSENIVAIDPSNTLSPGVYIISATSDNSIYKQKLIVNK, from the coding sequence ATTTTATCAAAAATAATTGTATTAGAGAAACATAGTGAAAATATTGTAGCGATTGATCCTTCCAATACACTTTCACCCGGTGTTTATATTATTTCCGCAACATCCGATAACTCTATTTATAAACAAAAATTGATCGTCAATAAATAA